The following proteins are co-located in the Streptococcus anginosus genome:
- the hflX gene encoding GTPase HflX, protein MIETEKQQERVILIGVELQGAANFAMSMEELASLAKTAGAQVVSSYTQKREKYDSKTFVGAGKLEEIKRMVEADEISTVIVNNRLTPRQNINLEEILGVKVIDRMQLILDIFAMRARSHEGKLQVHLAQLKYLLPRLVGQGIMLSRQAGGIGSRGPGESQLELNRRSVRNQIHDIERQLKIVEKSRATVREKRLDSSVFKVGLIGYTNAGKSTIMNVLTNKSQYEADELFATLDATTKSVNLTGRLNVTLTDTVGFIQDLPTELVSSFKSTLEESKNVDLLVHVIDASDPNHEEHEKTVLAIMKDLDMLYIPRLTLYNKADKVENFTPTLTPYALISAKNENSRAILQNALLNKMRELFVPFRIKVSPSKAYKLHELESLAIIDKREYLEESETISGYIAEKNKWRLEEFYD, encoded by the coding sequence ATGATTGAAACAGAAAAACAGCAGGAACGAGTGATCCTCATCGGAGTAGAATTGCAGGGGGCGGCTAATTTTGCTATGTCTATGGAAGAATTAGCCAGTTTAGCCAAGACTGCTGGTGCTCAGGTGGTTTCCTCTTACACTCAGAAACGAGAGAAGTATGACAGCAAGACTTTTGTTGGTGCTGGAAAATTAGAAGAAATCAAGCGTATGGTAGAAGCAGATGAGATTTCCACCGTCATTGTCAATAATCGTCTGACACCTCGCCAGAATATCAATTTGGAAGAAATTCTAGGGGTTAAGGTTATTGATCGCATGCAATTAATTTTGGATATTTTTGCTATGCGGGCTAGAAGCCACGAAGGAAAACTTCAAGTTCACTTGGCTCAACTTAAATATCTTTTGCCTCGCTTGGTCGGACAGGGGATTATGCTTAGCCGTCAGGCTGGGGGAATTGGTTCCCGCGGTCCTGGTGAAAGTCAGTTGGAACTCAATCGTCGTAGTGTTCGCAATCAGATCCACGATATTGAGCGCCAACTCAAAATTGTAGAGAAAAGCCGCGCAACTGTACGGGAGAAACGTCTGGACTCCAGTGTTTTTAAAGTCGGTCTGATTGGCTACACCAATGCTGGAAAATCTACCATTATGAATGTCTTGACCAACAAGAGCCAATATGAGGCGGACGAACTCTTTGCTACTTTGGATGCGACAACCAAAAGTGTCAATCTGACAGGCAGGCTCAATGTGACCTTGACGGATACAGTCGGCTTTATTCAAGACTTACCGACCGAGCTAGTATCTAGCTTCAAATCTACTTTAGAAGAGAGCAAAAATGTGGACCTTTTGGTTCATGTGATTGACGCTAGCGACCCTAACCACGAAGAGCATGAAAAAACAGTCTTGGCTATTATGAAGGACTTGGATATGCTATATATTCCTCGCTTGACCCTCTATAATAAAGCAGACAAAGTAGAGAATTTTACTCCAACCTTAACTCCCTATGCCCTGATTTCGGCGAAAAATGAAAATAGCAGAGCAATTTTGCAGAATGCTCTGTTGAATAAGATGAGAGAACTCTTTGTCCCTTTTCGTATCAAGGTTAGTCCTAGCAAGGCTTATAAGTTACATGAATTAGAAAGTCTGGCAATCATTGATAAGAGAGAGTATCTGGAAGAAAGTGAAACAATTTCTGGCTATATAGCAGAAAAGAATAAATGGAGACTAGAAGAATTTTATGACTGA
- a CDS encoding cystathionine beta-lyase — MTDYIKLALKYGGFTSLDRVYLGNVLDKLSDLQKLTFITPPPSVINAYFSELYQKKSPEAATDYFLELSKELALFNDHPNFEEEKPFIRLNLSGRSYGFCFENEVETGLIFPETPEEIEPNLLFEIAQIFPHYLVYEEENVIRMIPAIPEEVVQKQPLSALTDLYKLADGRLKLEGYNQEELIQLAQDYAGQLYYRSKNRSAMIYIKKK; from the coding sequence ATGACTGATTATATCAAATTAGCACTTAAATATGGCGGTTTCACGAGCTTAGACCGTGTTTATCTAGGAAATGTTTTGGACAAGTTGTCCGATTTGCAAAAGTTGACCTTTATCACACCACCGCCAAGTGTTATAAATGCGTATTTTTCGGAACTCTATCAAAAAAAGAGTCCGGAAGCTGCAACGGATTATTTTTTAGAATTAAGTAAAGAATTGGCTCTTTTTAACGACCACCCTAACTTTGAAGAGGAAAAGCCTTTTATTCGCTTGAATCTTTCAGGTAGGTCTTATGGTTTCTGCTTTGAAAATGAAGTCGAAACTGGCTTGATTTTTCCGGAAACTCCAGAGGAAATTGAGCCCAATTTGCTTTTTGAAATTGCTCAGATTTTTCCTCACTATCTGGTTTATGAAGAGGAAAATGTCATTCGGATGATACCAGCAATTCCTGAAGAAGTAGTCCAAAAGCAGCCGCTCTCTGCTCTGACAGATCTTTATAAGCTAGCAGATGGTCGCCTGAAACTGGAAGGGTACAATCAGGAAGAGCTGATTCAGTTGGCTCAAGACTATGCTGGTCAGCTTTATTATCGTTCTAAGAATCGCTCTGCGATGATTTATATTAAGAAAAAATAG
- the rnz gene encoding ribonuclease Z, which produces MQLQFLGTGAGQPSKARNVSSLVLKLLDEINEIWMFDCGEGTQNRILETTIRPRKIRKIFITHLHGDHIFGLPGFLSTRSFQANEEQTDIEIYGPVGIKSFVMTSLRVSGSRLPYRIHFHEFDEKHLGKILETDKFTVYAEKLDHSIFCVGYRIMQKDLEGTLDAEKLKVAGVPFGPLFGKVKNGEDVVLEDGTKIIAADYISAPRPGKIITILGDTRKTHASVRLAVNADVLVHESTYGKGDEKIARNHGHSTNMQAAEVAREAGAKRLLLNHISARFLSKDIGQMRRDASSIFKNVHLVKDLEEVEL; this is translated from the coding sequence ATGCAACTACAATTTTTAGGTACAGGAGCTGGTCAGCCTTCTAAGGCTCGGAATGTTTCTAGTCTGGTTTTGAAACTATTGGATGAAATCAATGAAATTTGGATGTTTGATTGTGGTGAAGGAACCCAGAATCGCATTTTAGAGACGACGATTCGTCCCAGAAAGATTAGAAAGATTTTTATCACTCATTTGCATGGGGATCATATTTTTGGTCTACCGGGTTTTTTATCCACTCGATCATTTCAAGCTAATGAAGAGCAAACAGATATTGAAATATATGGACCGGTCGGTATTAAAAGTTTTGTCATGACGAGTCTGCGAGTGTCGGGTTCGCGCCTGCCTTATCGGATTCATTTTCACGAATTTGACGAAAAACACTTAGGGAAAATTTTAGAAACCGATAAATTTACAGTTTATGCAGAGAAACTAGATCATAGCATTTTTTGTGTGGGTTACCGCATTATGCAGAAAGATTTGGAAGGTACGTTGGATGCTGAGAAATTGAAAGTCGCAGGTGTTCCTTTTGGCCCTCTCTTTGGTAAGGTAAAAAATGGGGAAGACGTAGTGCTAGAAGATGGGACGAAAATTATAGCAGCAGATTACATTTCAGCTCCGCGACCTGGCAAGATCATTACTATTTTGGGAGATACGCGTAAAACGCATGCCAGTGTGCGGCTTGCTGTTAATGCAGACGTCTTGGTACATGAGTCCACTTATGGCAAAGGAGATGAGAAAATCGCTCGCAATCACGGTCACTCTACCAATATGCAGGCAGCAGAAGTTGCTAGAGAAGCTGGTGCCAAGCGTCTCCTTCTCAATCATATTAGCGCACGCTTTCTATCAAAAGATATAGGTCAAATGCGCAGAGATGCCAGTTCCATTTTTAAAAACGTTCACTTGGTCAAGGATTTAGAAGAAGTAGAGCTATAA
- a CDS encoding histidine phosphatase family protein — protein sequence MNILFVRHGKDSDQHRGGWGQLDLLPEGKREAKTLADYLVQHKEDYHFTKMITSDLKRAETTATILAETLQLPLEKESSLRETNNGDLAGMLNSEADQKFPRLYFRSLAMDEHYPNGESPREFYQRIKTWFQRFLQENDDSDETQIVVTHGGVINIIYHLVNQIEWTNKSNLFHVKHCSISLLNTKTLVFEVENQTDFLKEK from the coding sequence ATGAACATATTATTTGTCAGACATGGGAAAGATTCTGATCAACACAGAGGTGGCTGGGGTCAGCTCGATTTGCTTCCTGAAGGGAAAAGAGAAGCAAAAACGTTAGCAGATTACTTAGTCCAACACAAAGAAGACTATCATTTTACGAAAATGATTACGAGTGATTTAAAAAGAGCTGAGACAACTGCAACAATTTTAGCAGAGACACTTCAATTGCCATTGGAGAAAGAAAGCAGCTTACGAGAAACGAATAATGGTGATTTAGCAGGAATGTTAAATAGTGAAGCTGATCAAAAATTTCCTCGTCTTTATTTTAGAAGTCTCGCGATGGACGAGCATTATCCAAATGGAGAAAGTCCGAGAGAATTTTATCAACGGATAAAAACTTGGTTTCAACGCTTCTTGCAGGAAAATGATGATTCAGATGAGACACAAATTGTAGTCACACATGGTGGAGTGATCAACATTATCTATCATTTAGTGAACCAAATAGAATGGACGAATAAAAGCAATCTATTCCACGTCAAACATTGCAGCATTAGTCTATTGAATACAAAAACGCTTGTTTTTGAGGTTGAAAACCAAACGGATTTTTTGAAAGAAAAATAA
- a CDS encoding SDR family NAD(P)-dependent oxidoreductase, whose product MRTIVITGASGGVAQEMVKLLPNDQLILVGRSLEKLTKLYSNHAHCELVELDITDYKALEVFTEEIYQKYAQVDVLVNNAGYGIFEEFDKISNEDIHAMFEVNTFALMNLSRLFGEQMKQAGHGHIVNLVSTAGLIASAKSSLYSATKFAGIGFSNALRLELMPYNVYVTTVNPGPIKTAFFDKADPDGSYVKAVDKYILEADVVAKQIVDNFGKKKRELTMPFALKAAHKLYTLLPNIGDKLASKMFNYK is encoded by the coding sequence ATGCGAACAATCGTTATTACAGGGGCTAGTGGCGGTGTGGCTCAGGAAATGGTGAAGTTGTTGCCAAATGATCAGCTGATTTTAGTGGGACGCAGCCTAGAAAAATTAACAAAACTTTATTCAAATCATGCGCATTGTGAATTAGTTGAGTTAGATATTACAGATTACAAAGCTTTAGAAGTTTTTACTGAAGAAATTTACCAGAAGTATGCTCAGGTGGATGTTTTAGTCAACAATGCTGGTTACGGTATTTTTGAGGAATTTGACAAGATTAGCAACGAGGATATTCATGCCATGTTTGAAGTCAACACATTTGCTCTTATGAATCTGTCTCGTCTTTTCGGAGAGCAGATGAAGCAAGCGGGTCATGGGCATATTGTCAATCTTGTTAGCACAGCTGGGCTGATTGCCAGCGCCAAATCCAGTCTTTACTCAGCTACCAAGTTTGCTGGAATTGGTTTCTCCAACGCCCTGCGCTTAGAGCTCATGCCTTACAATGTCTATGTAACTACGGTTAATCCGGGGCCAATTAAGACGGCTTTCTTCGACAAAGCTGACCCTGACGGCAGTTATGTCAAAGCGGTTGATAAGTATATTTTAGAAGCGGATGTCGTCGCTAAGCAAATTGTGGACAATTTTGGAAAGAAGAAACGGGAGCTGACGATGCCTTTTGCCCTGAAAGCAGCCCACAAACTTTATACGCTTCTTCCAAATATTGGTGACAAACTAGCTAGTAAAATGTTTAATTATAAGTAG
- a CDS encoding class I SAM-dependent methyltransferase: MDVTAYKEFVNQPWGKLYYDILFAQLAHIKNKEVLDFGSGFGLVADFLAQHNQITAIEPNGEMIAERKQNFHYHQLQGSLEMLKEIPSARFDLIICHNVLEYVDEPALYLAEFSRVLKEGGQISLIKHNEVGRIMQTVVFANDTNLALDLLSGKSYQSHTMGQVTYYEIADVLQKADTELTVQDYQGIRIFYGLQDNAVKTANDWREKMLEVELVVCQQSPYRDIAAFQHIWLQKGDKNDSLLCK; encoded by the coding sequence ATGGATGTGACAGCTTACAAAGAATTTGTAAACCAACCTTGGGGCAAACTTTATTATGATATTCTCTTTGCTCAGCTAGCGCATATAAAAAATAAGGAAGTGCTGGATTTCGGTAGTGGTTTTGGCTTGGTAGCGGATTTTTTAGCACAACACAATCAGATAACAGCCATAGAGCCAAATGGCGAGATGATTGCAGAGCGAAAGCAGAATTTTCATTATCATCAACTACAAGGCAGTCTGGAAATGTTGAAGGAAATTCCAAGTGCTCGTTTTGACCTTATCATTTGCCACAATGTTCTGGAGTATGTGGATGAGCCAGCTCTTTACCTAGCTGAATTTAGCAGAGTGCTAAAAGAAGGCGGACAGATTTCTCTCATCAAGCACAATGAAGTGGGGCGGATTATGCAGACGGTTGTGTTTGCAAATGATACAAATTTAGCATTGGATTTATTATCAGGTAAGTCCTATCAATCGCATACAATGGGACAAGTGACCTATTATGAAATAGCAGACGTATTACAAAAAGCTGACACTGAACTGACTGTTCAGGACTATCAAGGAATCCGAATTTTCTATGGTCTGCAAGACAATGCAGTGAAGACTGCTAATGACTGGCGGGAAAAGATGCTGGAGGTAGAGCTTGTAGTTTGCCAACAGTCTCCTTATCGGGACATTGCGGCTTTTCAGCACATTTGGCTGCAAAAAGGAGACAAGAATGATTCGTTACTTTGCAAATAG
- a CDS encoding GNAT family N-acetyltransferase: MIRYFANRQIAIEDLLPLYQSVSWTNYTERADMLEQAFQHLLFTVSAYDGEQLVGLLQAVGDGFSSVFIQDLLVFLSYQRQGIGRELVRQTLETFADVYQIQLVTEQSDKNLAFYRSLGFRELSDLNCTGLIYRGKSY, encoded by the coding sequence ATGATTCGTTACTTTGCAAATAGACAAATTGCAATTGAAGACTTGCTTCCGCTTTACCAATCTGTTAGCTGGACTAACTATACAGAACGAGCAGATATGTTAGAGCAAGCATTTCAGCATTTACTGTTTACTGTATCAGCCTATGATGGGGAACAGTTAGTTGGTCTCCTTCAAGCAGTCGGAGACGGATTTTCTAGTGTTTTCATTCAGGACTTGTTAGTTTTTCTGTCTTATCAGCGCCAAGGTATCGGTCGAGAATTGGTTCGACAAACGCTGGAGACATTTGCAGATGTTTATCAGATTCAGCTAGTAACAGAGCAGTCAGACAAAAATTTAGCCTTTTATCGCTCTTTAGGATTTCGGGAACTGTCGGATTTGAATTGCACGGGTTTGATTTATAGAGGTAAAAGCTATTAG
- the recJ gene encoding single-stranded-DNA-specific exonuclease RecJ translates to MITSKYDWQIATNFSDESFIKKAKKLGLETSVANLVYQRGIQTEETLRDFLDPSLDQLHDPYELHDMDKAVTRIRQAIENYEQILIYGDYDADGMTSASIVKEALEQLGAECQVYLPNRFTDGYGPNASVYKYFIENQGISLIITVDNGVAGHEAIELAQSMGVDVIVTDHHSMPEVLPDAYAIIHPEHPEASYPFKYLAGCGVTFKLATALLEEVQVELLDLVAIGTIADMVSLTDENRILVKYGLSVLKNTQRIGLQELFKIAGIQENEVDEETVGFQIAPRLNALGRLDDPNPAIELLTGFDEEEARDIALMINQKNEERKEIVQKIYDEAKTMVNLNKPVQVLAGEGWNPGVLGIVAGRLLEELHQPVIVLNIENDLAKGSARSIEAVDIFEALDPHRDLFVAFGGHAGAAGMTLEASKLEALSQVLVAYIEDNQVDLSTKNELFLDEELSLPDLTLETLKNFEKLAPFGMDNKKPVFYLKDFKVENARTMGAGNTHLKLKISQANVAFEVVAFGLGNLATEFSQTKNLELAVTLSVNKWSGQTSLQLMLVDARVNGIQLFNIRGKNAPLPENVPVLRFSEEMPNLEKSRAVVVYDLPERLNQLKVIIQQGHFEAIYFKNEIAQPYYLTGFGTRDQFAKLYKTIYQFPEFDIRYKLKELAAYLKIDPILLIKMIQIFEELDFVTIQDGVMQVNKKAEKKAIENSHIYQELKKTVKEQELMALGTVQEIYDYLIEKDEFSN, encoded by the coding sequence ATGATTACATCAAAATATGATTGGCAGATTGCCACAAATTTTTCAGATGAGAGCTTTATTAAAAAAGCTAAAAAACTTGGCTTGGAGACTTCGGTAGCTAATCTGGTCTACCAGAGAGGAATCCAGACAGAAGAAACACTGCGAGATTTTCTAGATCCTAGTTTGGACCAGCTGCATGATCCTTATGAACTGCATGATATGGATAAGGCAGTGACGCGCATTCGTCAAGCGATTGAAAATTATGAGCAGATCTTGATTTATGGCGATTATGATGCGGATGGCATGACTTCGGCTTCTATTGTTAAAGAAGCACTAGAACAACTTGGAGCAGAGTGTCAGGTCTATTTGCCCAATCGATTTACAGACGGTTATGGTCCTAACGCGAGTGTTTACAAGTATTTTATTGAAAATCAGGGAATTTCACTCATCATTACAGTGGATAATGGTGTTGCAGGACATGAAGCAATCGAACTAGCTCAGTCTATGGGAGTGGATGTCATTGTGACGGATCACCATTCTATGCCAGAGGTACTTCCTGATGCTTATGCAATTATTCACCCAGAACATCCAGAAGCAAGCTACCCATTCAAATATTTAGCTGGTTGCGGTGTAACTTTTAAGTTAGCAACTGCTCTTTTAGAGGAAGTACAAGTAGAGTTGCTAGATTTAGTCGCTATTGGAACTATAGCAGATATGGTCAGCCTAACAGATGAAAATCGCATTCTGGTCAAATATGGGCTAAGTGTCCTCAAAAACACTCAACGAATCGGCTTGCAGGAGCTTTTTAAGATTGCAGGTATTCAGGAAAATGAAGTGGATGAAGAAACAGTTGGTTTTCAGATAGCCCCTAGACTCAATGCTCTAGGTCGACTTGATGATCCAAATCCTGCTATTGAACTTCTGACGGGCTTTGATGAGGAAGAAGCGCGTGATATTGCCCTGATGATTAACCAGAAAAATGAAGAGCGCAAAGAAATTGTTCAGAAGATCTATGATGAAGCCAAGACCATGGTTAATCTCAATAAACCTGTTCAGGTTCTAGCTGGTGAAGGTTGGAATCCAGGTGTTTTGGGAATTGTGGCAGGGCGGCTTTTGGAAGAATTGCACCAGCCGGTCATTGTCTTGAATATTGAAAATGATTTAGCAAAAGGCAGCGCCCGCAGCATTGAAGCAGTTGATATTTTTGAAGCGTTAGACCCTCATCGAGATTTATTTGTGGCTTTTGGTGGGCATGCAGGGGCAGCTGGGATGACTCTAGAGGCCAGCAAGTTAGAAGCACTCAGTCAGGTTTTGGTAGCATATATTGAAGATAATCAAGTGGATTTGTCCACTAAGAATGAGCTCTTTTTGGATGAGGAATTATCCTTGCCAGATTTGACACTAGAGACCCTCAAAAACTTTGAAAAGTTAGCTCCTTTTGGCATGGACAATAAAAAGCCTGTTTTTTATTTGAAAGATTTTAAGGTTGAAAATGCCCGTACCATGGGGGCGGGAAATACTCACCTTAAGCTGAAAATTTCCCAGGCTAACGTAGCTTTTGAAGTCGTAGCTTTTGGTCTAGGTAATCTTGCAACAGAATTTTCCCAAACTAAAAACTTAGAGCTGGCGGTTACTCTGTCGGTCAATAAATGGAGCGGTCAAACTAGTCTCCAGCTTATGCTGGTAGATGCTAGGGTCAATGGGATTCAGCTCTTTAATATCCGAGGTAAAAATGCTCCTTTGCCTGAAAATGTGCCCGTCCTGCGTTTTTCAGAAGAAATGCCTAATTTGGAAAAGAGCAGAGCAGTTGTGGTGTATGACTTGCCTGAACGCCTAAATCAGCTCAAAGTAATCATTCAGCAAGGACATTTTGAAGCAATTTACTTTAAAAATGAGATTGCTCAGCCCTATTATCTGACAGGTTTCGGAACGAGAGACCAGTTTGCAAAACTCTATAAAACAATTTATCAATTTCCAGAGTTTGACATTCGTTATAAGCTCAAAGAACTAGCTGCTTATCTCAAGATTGACCCAATTCTACTCATCAAGATGATTCAGATATTTGAAGAGCTGGACTTTGTGACAATTCAAGATGGAGTGATGCAAGTAAACAAAAAAGCAGAAAAAAAGGCTATTGAAAACAGCCATATTTATCAAGAACTGAAGAAAACAGTCAAGGAGCAGGAGCTTATGGCTCTAGGAACGGTGCAGGAAATTTATGATTATCTGATAGAAAAAGATGAATTTTCAAACTAA
- a CDS encoding ABC transporter ATP-binding protein: MVLLAFENVSKSYGSTPALEHINFEIEAGKIIGLLGPNGSGKTTMIKLINGLLQPNDGKILINGLQPSSETKKIVSYLPDTTYLNENMKVKDALQYFQAFYADFEIERAQALLQDLHIDENLAFKKLSKGNKEKVQLILVMSRQAKLYVLDEPIGGVDPAARDYILKTIINNYSPSASVLISTHLISDIEPILDEIIFIDNGKIVRQGNVDDIRHESGESIDQLFRQEFKA; encoded by the coding sequence ATGGTATTACTTGCATTTGAAAACGTTTCAAAATCATATGGCAGCACACCTGCTTTAGAGCACATCAATTTTGAAATTGAAGCTGGAAAAATTATCGGCTTACTTGGTCCAAACGGCTCTGGAAAAACAACAATGATTAAACTTATCAACGGTTTGCTTCAGCCAAATGACGGAAAAATCCTCATCAATGGGCTTCAACCGTCTTCAGAAACCAAGAAAATCGTATCTTATTTGCCAGATACGACTTACCTGAATGAAAATATGAAAGTCAAAGATGCTTTGCAATACTTTCAAGCCTTCTATGCAGACTTTGAGATAGAGCGTGCACAGGCACTCTTGCAAGATCTTCATATTGACGAAAATCTGGCATTCAAAAAATTATCCAAAGGAAATAAAGAAAAAGTTCAGTTGATTTTAGTCATGAGCCGCCAAGCCAAACTGTATGTTCTGGATGAACCTATTGGAGGGGTTGACCCAGCAGCGCGGGACTACATTCTAAAGACGATTATCAACAATTACTCACCTAGCGCTTCTGTTCTCATTTCAACACATTTGATTTCAGATATTGAACCAATCCTAGATGAAATTATCTTTATTGATAATGGCAAGATTGTTCGACAAGGGAATGTAGATGATATTCGCCATGAGTCTGGTGAATCTATTGACCAGCTCTTCCGCCAAGAATTTAAGGCTTAG
- a CDS encoding GntR family transcriptional regulator, whose translation MSWTFDNNLPIYLQIMDRIKLQIISNQLHAGEKLPAVRELAAEAGVNPNTIQRALSDLEKKGFVYSQRTSGRFVTDNRDLILQARQKLSEEEVRKFVENMTRFGYHKDELPTIIADYIKGV comes from the coding sequence ATGAGTTGGACTTTTGATAATAATCTTCCCATTTATTTGCAAATCATGGACAGGATAAAACTACAAATCATCTCCAATCAACTGCATGCTGGCGAAAAGCTACCTGCTGTTAGAGAATTGGCTGCTGAAGCGGGGGTCAATCCAAATACAATCCAGCGTGCTTTATCTGACTTGGAAAAGAAAGGGTTTGTCTATTCTCAACGAACATCAGGACGTTTCGTCACAGATAACCGCGACTTGATTTTACAAGCAAGACAAAAACTTTCTGAGGAGGAAGTAAGAAAATTTGTAGAAAATATGACTCGCTTCGGTTATCACAAAGACGAATTACCAACTATCATTGCAGATTATATAAAAGGAGTTTAG